One Triticum dicoccoides isolate Atlit2015 ecotype Zavitan chromosome 5B, WEW_v2.0, whole genome shotgun sequence genomic window carries:
- the LOC119309598 gene encoding WAT1-related protein At4g30420-like translates to MEEHKPLAAMVVVQCIYAAMALWAKAMFSRGMSPMVFVVYRQAIATLVLVPITLLANRKRLKEILCIGTTGFALVFLASLVGATANQYMYYQGIYLGSSSMATAMTNLIPAITFVLATSVGLESVEIRKPRSVAKIFGTAVCVGGAMVMTFLKGPNLLHDSLGVDDAGLDLQDLLLNSPASRKWVTGALFLVGSSSCWSLWLIIQVPICKSYVDPLTLSAWMCFLSTAQMALLNSFVLPDLDAWKINSLFEVMGCIFAGAVGSGVTFYLQSWCITVRGPLYSAMFNPLCTVVTTVLATVVLHEQPHVGSLLGAFAVVAGLYIVLWGKAGDVKSPRAAEHADDLEKTWSDSQLLDAESTITEPLLADDNRIEK, encoded by the exons atggaggagcacaagccgcTGGCGGCCATGGTGGTGGTGCAGTGCATCTACGCGGCCATGGCGCTGTGGGCCAAGGCCATGTTCAGCCGCGGCATGAGCCCCATGGTGTTCGTCGTCTACAGGCAGGCCATCGCCACCCTTGTCCTCGTCCCCATCACCTTGCTTGCCAACAG gAAGAGGCTGAAGGAGATTCTTTGTATCGGGACGACAGGCTTCGCGCTGGTGTTCTTGGCCTCTCTCGTCGG GGCGACGGCGAATCAGTACATGTACTACCAAGGCATCTACCTGGGATCATCGTCCATGGCGACGGCCATGACGAACCTGATACCGGCGATTACCTTCGTGCTGGCGACGTCAGTAGG TCTAGAAAGCGTGGAGATCAGGAAGCCGCGAAGCGTGGCCAAGATATTCGGCACCGCCGTCTGcgtcggaggcgccatggtgatgaCCTTCCTCAAGGGCCCCAATCTGCTGCACGACTCGCTGGGAGTCGACGACGCCGGGCTGGACCTCCAAGACCTGCTTCTCAACTCGCCGGCGAGCCGGAAATGGGTGACCGGCGCGCTGTTCCTCGTCGGCAGCAGCTCCTGCTGGTCGCTGTGGCTCATCATACAG GTTCCGATCTGCAAGTCGTACGTGGATCCCCTGACGCTGTCGGCCTGGATGTGCTTCCTGTCCACGGCGCAGATGGCGTTACTCAACTCCTTCGTGCTGCCGGACCTCGACGCCTGGAAGATCAACTCGCTCTTCGAGGTCATGGGCTGCATCTTCGCC GGCGCGGTTGGGTCAGGCGTGACGTTCTACCTGCAGTCGTGGTGCATAACGGTGAGGGGCCCGCTCTACTCGGCCATGTTCAACCCCCTCTGCACCGTCGTCACCACCGTGCTCGCCACCGTCGTCCTCCACGAACAGCCACACGTCGGAAG CTTGTTGGGTGCATTCGCGGTGGTCGCCGGGCTGTACATCGTGCTGTGGGGCAAAGCAGGCGACGTCAAGAGCCCAAGGGCGGCGGAGCACGCCGATGATCTGGAGAAGACATGGTCGGActcgcagctcctcgacgcggaaaGTACGATCACCGAGCCGCTCCTAGCGGACGACAACCGGATCGAGAAGTAG